In a single window of the Methylophaga frappieri genome:
- a CDS encoding SDR family NAD(P)-dependent oxidoreductase gives MNLNAKTAIVTGASSGIGAATAKELARKGARVILLARNEARLKEVQSEIKASGGDAHYYALDLADAEMVENVAKQINTEIGTPDILINNAGRGQWKDIQETSADEAWQMMEVPYFAAFNLTRAFLPEMRRRNCGHIVNISSVSSRFVWPGATAYHAARWAMKGFNEALRADLYGKDIGVTLFESGVVESEYWQHNPGSRERVPKIAKMIPNLTPEQVAKAIVKGIEKNKRRIVIPFMMKTVCWQHFMFPSVVQWLMTVTGYRRSS, from the coding sequence ATGAATTTGAACGCCAAAACAGCAATAGTGACAGGGGCATCGAGCGGTATTGGTGCCGCCACGGCAAAAGAGCTGGCAAGGAAAGGAGCTAGAGTCATTCTCCTTGCAAGAAATGAGGCCCGCCTAAAAGAGGTTCAGTCAGAAATTAAAGCCTCCGGTGGGGATGCACACTATTATGCACTTGACCTTGCAGATGCCGAGATGGTCGAAAATGTTGCCAAGCAAATCAACACTGAGATAGGCACACCTGACATCCTGATCAATAATGCTGGACGAGGACAATGGAAAGATATTCAGGAGACCAGTGCTGATGAAGCCTGGCAGATGATGGAAGTTCCCTACTTTGCGGCCTTTAACCTTACTCGGGCTTTTCTTCCTGAAATGCGCAGGCGCAACTGCGGTCATATTGTGAATATTAGCTCTGTGAGCTCTCGTTTTGTGTGGCCAGGCGCTACCGCTTACCATGCTGCCAGATGGGCCATGAAAGGCTTCAATGAAGCATTACGTGCTGACTTGTATGGCAAAGATATTGGCGTAACTCTATTTGAGAGTGGCGTGGTCGAATCTGAATACTGGCAACACAACCCTGGAAGCAGAGAGCGTGTACCCAAAATTGCAAAAATGATTCCTAACCTCACTCCTGAGCAGGTAGCTAAGGCTATTGTAAAAGGTATCGAAAAGAACAAACGACGAATTGTGATCCCTTTTATGATGAAAACAGTCTGCTGGCAGCATTTTATGTTTCCAAGTGTCGTGCAGTGGCTGATGACAGTAACTGGGTATCGTCGTAGCTCTTGA
- a CDS encoding trypsin-like serine peptidase, with protein sequence MMKSRIIPILLVLLASACTKELRVLEVDQHEVIKSTLEAKFDGIDTALIERDYDTVDQLIASARNSLPSGENYYTGSYYVDSMKIDLFSAWSLLLQGYPIKAREMYLNAFNQFQEDEAEMVRLNKSTGEYNTQVMGALLQLQAATSSGSSILNSVYFELGNKLIDTSIEGLKNINSPELMGQKRPEHDGVRLVVVPTTNALFHVAKFKNQSGWCTASLVGYRLALTNKHCVENEQGNDVWQEGVLLFDSLRHPDSVNIKEVVRSKGDYTKETKHDWAILVLDRHPYGRGYLDVMPETSQLDSGTKIAIGGYSGDLNQGQLMSLDWGCELRKGQGIMGQHDYTCVTWGGSSGSPILLMSSIPQNPTVIGVNAAGYRVQSGAGYSRTPLDDGSKALGASSSMFYDALVRLRKLTEPEHLTELRPSE encoded by the coding sequence ATGATGAAATCTCGAATTATCCCTATTTTGCTTGTTTTGCTCGCATCAGCGTGTACAAAAGAGCTTAGAGTCCTGGAAGTCGATCAACATGAGGTAATCAAAAGTACTTTAGAGGCAAAGTTTGATGGCATAGATACCGCCCTTATAGAGCGTGATTACGACACGGTCGATCAATTGATTGCGTCAGCCAGAAATTCTCTACCTTCTGGAGAAAATTACTACACTGGGAGTTATTACGTCGATAGTATGAAGATTGACCTCTTCTCCGCCTGGAGCCTGCTGCTTCAAGGGTATCCAATAAAAGCGAGGGAGATGTATCTGAATGCCTTTAATCAATTCCAGGAAGATGAGGCTGAAATGGTTCGGCTGAATAAATCTACCGGTGAATACAACACGCAGGTGATGGGAGCATTGCTTCAGCTTCAAGCGGCGACATCATCTGGCTCTTCTATTTTAAACAGCGTGTATTTTGAGCTAGGGAACAAGCTCATCGACACCAGTATAGAGGGTCTCAAAAACATCAACTCTCCAGAGCTAATGGGTCAGAAACGACCCGAGCACGATGGTGTCCGCTTAGTTGTTGTCCCCACTACCAACGCCCTCTTTCATGTGGCCAAATTTAAAAATCAAAGCGGTTGGTGCACAGCTTCTCTCGTTGGTTATCGATTGGCACTGACTAACAAGCATTGTGTTGAAAACGAGCAAGGCAATGATGTCTGGCAAGAGGGTGTGCTACTGTTTGATTCGCTCAGGCATCCGGACAGCGTCAATATCAAAGAGGTAGTTCGCTCAAAGGGCGATTATACGAAAGAAACAAAGCATGACTGGGCCATTTTGGTACTTGATAGACACCCATATGGTAGAGGCTACCTTGATGTTATGCCGGAAACATCTCAACTCGATAGTGGAACCAAAATCGCCATAGGTGGTTACTCTGGGGATCTCAACCAGGGACAATTGATGTCTCTTGACTGGGGTTGTGAACTCCGCAAGGGACAGGGAATCATGGGGCAACATGATTACACATGTGTGACTTGGGGCGGCTCATCTGGCTCACCGATTCTTTTGATGTCATCAATTCCTCAAAATCCGACAGTAATAGGCGTAAATGCTGCTGGCTACAGAGTCCAAAGCGGCGCAGGATACTCCAGAACGCCACTTGATGACGGTTCAAAGGCATTGGGAGCATCTAGCTCAATGTTTTATGACGCTCTAGTCAGATTACGCAAGCTAACCGAGCCAGAGCATCTAACAGAGCTGCGTCCATCCGAATGA
- a CDS encoding tetratricopeptide repeat protein, protein MVVLEEIDKDRVREHAEKILASRYFSNSTRQQRFLKYLVSQSLSDDAPSLKGYTIGIEVFDREPDFDPGVDSIVRVEATRIRNKLREYYEKEGAQDEVRIHFRKGTYKLEFTIGSQTPERVTPEENTEPETISSKPSLVVLPFVSIGPDNSRDYFADGITDSLISLLARLSGLFVISRQSAFTYKDTLKTSNEIATELGVQYLLEGSLQHAGDRVRIAARLVNADNSSHIWSERYDCDLTDIFALQDEITKQIVDALKVQLTRKEDKLFGVKATNNIDAHDMLLRAVAIYYKYSKESTEQSIELLQQVIELDENYVAGHAWLARALSFMWSMHWCRERSILNRAIDSASKALELDPQSPYANSVMGWVLMWRLDEASSISYCKKAVSLDPNNAEALLFLSMTLSSAGLGEDALESAKKAMRFTPTSAPFYQYALGNAYYVLKEYKKSLDAYEHGIKLNTNFLPNHYGQLCAFERLGRQEEITKKLVAYEQLRNLIELADNPIWTSDEILTEVKQIRKKLFAEK, encoded by the coding sequence ATGGTTGTTCTAGAGGAAATAGATAAAGACAGAGTCCGAGAGCATGCAGAAAAAATCTTAGCAAGCCGGTACTTTTCGAATTCAACACGTCAGCAACGATTTCTTAAATATTTAGTCAGTCAATCCTTAAGTGATGACGCTCCATCTCTCAAGGGCTATACGATTGGGATAGAGGTTTTCGATAGAGAACCAGACTTTGATCCTGGAGTGGATTCCATTGTCAGGGTTGAGGCCACTCGAATTCGAAACAAGCTCAGGGAATATTACGAAAAGGAAGGGGCTCAAGATGAGGTTCGAATCCATTTTCGAAAGGGCACATATAAACTTGAATTTACTATTGGCTCACAAACCCCGGAACGGGTCACTCCAGAAGAAAATACTGAACCAGAAACCATATCAAGTAAACCATCTTTAGTTGTCCTTCCTTTTGTATCAATCGGTCCAGATAATTCCCGCGACTACTTTGCCGATGGCATAACTGACAGTTTGATCTCCCTGCTGGCGAGGTTGTCGGGTTTGTTCGTTATATCAAGACAATCTGCTTTTACTTACAAGGATACTCTTAAGACATCCAATGAAATTGCTACAGAATTGGGTGTTCAATATTTACTAGAAGGCAGCCTCCAACACGCCGGTGATCGTGTTCGAATAGCTGCTCGTTTGGTCAATGCTGATAATAGCTCACACATTTGGTCAGAAAGGTATGATTGTGACCTGACAGATATATTTGCTTTACAAGACGAAATAACAAAGCAGATAGTCGATGCCTTAAAAGTTCAATTGACAAGGAAAGAAGATAAGCTCTTTGGAGTTAAAGCAACAAATAATATTGATGCTCACGACATGCTGTTGAGAGCTGTTGCTATCTACTATAAGTATTCAAAAGAGAGTACTGAGCAATCAATAGAGCTACTTCAACAGGTTATAGAGCTGGATGAAAACTATGTTGCTGGACACGCATGGTTAGCCCGGGCGTTGTCATTTATGTGGTCAATGCACTGGTGCCGAGAGCGTTCAATATTAAATAGGGCTATTGATTCTGCAAGTAAAGCGCTTGAACTAGATCCCCAATCGCCATATGCAAACTCGGTTATGGGCTGGGTATTGATGTGGCGTTTGGATGAGGCTTCATCGATTTCGTACTGTAAAAAAGCCGTATCGTTAGATCCAAACAATGCAGAAGCTCTGTTGTTTCTGTCTATGACTCTATCTTCTGCTGGCCTGGGCGAAGATGCTCTGGAGAGCGCAAAAAAAGCGATGCGCTTCACACCAACCTCCGCACCGTTTTATCAGTACGCCTTGGGTAATGCTTATTACGTGCTCAAGGAATATAAAAAATCATTAGACGCCTATGAGCATGGCATTAAATTAAACACCAATTTTTTACCAAATCATTATGGGCAATTATGTGCCTTTGAACGATTGGGTAGGCAGGAAGAGATTACTAAAAAGTTGGTAGCTTATGAACAACTCAGAAACCTTATTGAGTTGGCTGACAATCCAATTTGGACCAGTGATGAAATTCTCACAGAAGTAAAGCAAATACGAAAAAAACTGTTTGCTGAAAAATGA
- a CDS encoding DUF6602 domain-containing protein — MSDWSLESILSGLHDDIERRLETVRSTIKHPGTKGDASETVWIDLFNKYLPSRYKADKAHVVDSKNNFSQQIDVVIYDRQYTPFIFHFEGQIIIPAESVYAVFEAKQSANLDHVKYAQEKVQSVRRLHRTSLPIPYAGGTYPPKPLIPIYGGLLTFESDWSPAIGNSLLTALKSEKGDGKLDFGCLAAHGYFHSSYDANDYTVHAGGKPATAFLFKLISQLQLSATVPMIDIQAYSSWLNN, encoded by the coding sequence ATGAGCGACTGGTCGCTAGAGAGTATTTTATCAGGCCTGCACGATGACATTGAGCGGCGTCTAGAGACTGTTCGAAGCACAATCAAGCATCCAGGTACAAAGGGTGATGCGAGTGAAACTGTTTGGATCGATCTATTCAACAAATATCTCCCTTCCCGCTACAAAGCTGATAAGGCACATGTTGTTGATAGCAAAAACAATTTTAGCCAGCAAATAGATGTAGTTATTTATGATAGGCAGTACACCCCTTTCATCTTTCATTTTGAAGGTCAGATCATTATTCCTGCGGAAAGTGTCTATGCCGTCTTTGAAGCTAAACAGTCTGCCAACCTTGATCATGTCAAATATGCACAAGAGAAAGTCCAAAGCGTGCGTAGATTACACCGCACTAGCTTGCCCATTCCATATGCAGGTGGAACATACCCACCTAAGCCATTGATACCAATTTATGGTGGGCTACTAACTTTCGAAAGCGACTGGAGTCCTGCTATCGGAAATAGCTTGCTCACTGCCCTCAAAAGCGAAAAGGGTGATGGAAAACTTGACTTTGGCTGTTTGGCCGCGCATGGATATTTTCATTCAAGCTATGATGCAAATGATTATACAGTTCACGCAGGAGGTAAGCCCGCGACCGCATTTTTATTCAAATTGATTTCACAACTTCAGCTCAGTGCTACCGTTCCAATGATAGACATTCAAGCCTATAGCTCATGGCTAAATAACTAA
- a CDS encoding Mov34/MPN/PAD-1 family protein, whose product MRLRIPKEILDQWLEALERADGTEIGGVLFGEQVDIGDFRILDAAPQRFWRGTATSFRRHGGSARRKILTLHQKIGGNPLLYNYLGEWHSHPNAPAWPSIQDEITMNNLLSEQGEAVNFLVLVIVKLDVQASIQIGARTYLASGHKLACNIVIEDTNTNSESNILCNEKDME is encoded by the coding sequence GTGAGACTGAGGATACCAAAAGAGATTCTTGACCAATGGCTTGAAGCTCTAGAGCGGGCAGATGGCACAGAGATCGGTGGTGTTCTCTTCGGTGAACAGGTTGACATAGGTGATTTCCGTATACTGGATGCGGCACCGCAACGATTCTGGAGAGGAACAGCAACATCGTTCAGGCGTCACGGAGGTAGCGCACGAAGGAAAATACTGACGCTTCACCAAAAAATTGGTGGTAATCCTCTACTCTATAACTATCTTGGTGAATGGCATTCTCATCCGAACGCTCCAGCTTGGCCCAGTATTCAGGACGAGATAACTATGAACAACCTCCTCTCCGAACAAGGCGAAGCCGTAAATTTCTTAGTACTCGTTATTGTAAAACTCGATGTGCAGGCAAGCATTCAAATTGGCGCCAGAACCTACTTGGCTTCTGGTCATAAGCTCGCTTGTAACATTGTAATAGAAGATACCAATACAAATTCTGAAAGCAACATACTTTGTAATGAAAAGGACATGGAATGA
- a CDS encoding ThiF family adenylyltransferase: MWWLTEQSRLKKEREAIESLDAEWFQNPRWFVDKQLQLNLIFDINITRGSFSLNLTYHNTFPAGPPSIRPTDSETRLSGHQYGKGGELCLDIRNDNWTPDVTGSNMIESARRLLEAETESENGEAVHAPSAHDVPEIISLRSELKRFYVDPVARLVLNDDNLDRLPIEVGIEYRSGRSMIAHLLSIGGEAANTKPLLTPEALRKLCVVQNGTIYITNTSTTKLQGIKTLKQLWNILGDREGFRSDTNWSVLLKSSDSGLTLISHFKDDDDLMSFTTVLAPFDANRSGVNHATLKTKKVGIVGLGSLGSKIAISLARSGVRQFELVDGDVLHIGNLERHEGDWRDVGQHKVELIADRLQFIHRGVKSRTWRSAIGAQISSQEAANVSQALASCDLIIDASANPDVFNHVADLCIHHNRTLVWGAVYAGGIGGEIARSRVGKDPSPYDIRSAVNQYYKTIEEAPPIAAGRGYDGSIGQTELMQASDADVSVFSAHIVAFTLDSLMDTEPSSYDEHSYLIGLKRGWMFKGPFDTRPIVVNAPIRLPFCIGQDTGSESAFIQSLFQDLSSETEDTKRDS; encoded by the coding sequence ATGTGGTGGTTGACGGAACAATCGAGATTGAAAAAGGAGCGAGAGGCTATAGAATCGCTCGACGCAGAATGGTTTCAAAACCCGAGATGGTTTGTTGATAAGCAGTTACAGTTAAATCTGATATTCGACATCAATATCACACGTGGATCCTTTTCACTAAATCTAACTTATCACAACACATTTCCCGCAGGTCCTCCAAGTATTCGTCCTACAGATAGCGAAACAAGACTATCTGGCCACCAATATGGGAAAGGTGGTGAACTATGTCTTGACATCCGCAATGACAACTGGACGCCAGACGTTACTGGCTCCAATATGATTGAAAGTGCACGTCGTCTCTTAGAAGCTGAAACAGAAAGTGAAAATGGTGAAGCCGTTCATGCACCTTCCGCACATGATGTACCTGAAATAATATCACTCAGATCCGAGCTAAAACGCTTTTATGTAGATCCTGTTGCACGCCTAGTCCTTAACGATGACAACCTGGACCGTCTGCCTATTGAAGTTGGAATCGAATATCGCAGCGGCAGATCTATGATTGCACATCTTCTATCAATTGGCGGTGAGGCGGCAAATACAAAGCCTTTGTTAACCCCAGAAGCCCTAAGGAAGTTATGTGTAGTACAAAATGGCACTATTTACATCACCAATACCTCGACAACTAAGTTACAAGGGATAAAAACGCTCAAACAACTGTGGAATATTTTGGGGGATAGAGAGGGTTTCCGAAGTGATACTAATTGGTCTGTATTGCTAAAAAGTTCTGATAGCGGCTTAACGTTGATAAGCCACTTCAAAGATGATGATGATTTGATGAGTTTCACCACTGTGTTAGCACCGTTTGATGCAAACCGAAGTGGCGTTAATCATGCAACACTCAAAACGAAAAAGGTGGGTATCGTAGGCCTTGGATCTCTCGGTTCCAAAATCGCAATTTCTCTCGCAAGATCAGGCGTACGTCAATTTGAACTTGTAGATGGGGACGTTCTACACATAGGTAATCTAGAACGGCATGAAGGTGACTGGCGAGATGTTGGTCAGCACAAAGTTGAATTGATTGCAGATCGTCTTCAATTTATTCATCGCGGCGTCAAGAGTCGCACCTGGAGGAGCGCCATAGGCGCACAAATATCCTCTCAAGAAGCAGCGAATGTAAGTCAAGCGCTTGCATCCTGCGATCTAATTATAGACGCATCTGCAAATCCTGATGTATTTAACCATGTTGCAGACCTGTGTATTCACCATAATCGCACACTAGTCTGGGGAGCAGTTTATGCTGGTGGCATAGGTGGAGAAATAGCACGCTCTAGAGTTGGAAAAGATCCCTCACCCTATGACATTCGTTCAGCTGTTAATCAGTATTACAAAACTATAGAGGAAGCCCCACCAATTGCTGCCGGACGTGGTTACGACGGGTCTATCGGTCAAACAGAGCTTATGCAAGCTAGCGATGCAGATGTTTCAGTATTCTCCGCACATATAGTCGCCTTTACACTAGACTCACTGATGGACACTGAGCCCTCGAGCTATGACGAACATTCGTACCTCATCGGCTTGAAGCGTGGATGGATGTTCAAGGGACCTTTTGATACTCGTCCAATTGTTGTTAATGCGCCTATTCGTCTACCCTTTTGCATTGGACAAGACACCGGAAGCGAGTCAGCGTTTATTCAATCCTTATTCCAGGACTTGAGCAGTGAGACTGAGGATACCAAAAGAGATTCTTGA
- a CDS encoding nucleotidyltransferase — MTPNARFSEFIKDITPSNTTVSNCQSAHKDVRTALLNDDELKNKIKRIILGGSYKRSTAIRPRVKNGSTERPDVDLYVVVDGSPLFSDPSDLMDEIYAALNRARKDLGITSLKRNRCSIALSMNKADLDVSPLLERQHDALYRIGNRITGEWYKTDPEEHTNWSAQQNKRCSGRFNSLTRMVKWARRHNKTVSRHPKSFALEAFIAPNISEIETHYGQLFHDWCQNFLDLYEDDRLFSICPVLEDPAVPGGDILSGVTDEEFCAYYDKVKTHRDNSAKALKEDDEEKACEYWRKIFGERFPKPKQSTNSTKSSAITMSPLSFTGTEAAPTERPAKFA; from the coding sequence ATGACACCTAATGCTAGATTTAGTGAATTCATCAAAGACATCACACCGAGCAACACTACTGTCTCGAATTGTCAAAGTGCTCACAAGGACGTGCGCACTGCGCTTTTGAATGACGATGAACTCAAGAACAAAATCAAACGAATCATTCTAGGCGGCTCCTATAAGCGCTCTACGGCTATAAGGCCAAGAGTAAAAAATGGCTCGACCGAACGGCCTGACGTGGATCTGTATGTCGTTGTGGATGGTAGTCCTTTATTTTCAGATCCATCAGATCTTATGGATGAGATATACGCGGCCCTCAATCGAGCACGCAAAGATCTTGGCATTACCTCACTTAAACGGAATCGGTGCTCGATCGCCTTATCAATGAACAAAGCTGACCTTGATGTTTCACCTCTTTTGGAGAGACAGCACGATGCCTTGTACCGTATCGGCAATCGTATAACTGGTGAATGGTACAAAACCGATCCAGAAGAGCACACAAACTGGTCAGCACAACAAAATAAGCGTTGTTCAGGGCGATTTAATTCGCTGACTCGAATGGTTAAATGGGCTCGTAGACATAACAAGACCGTATCGCGACACCCTAAAAGTTTTGCACTGGAAGCATTCATCGCTCCAAACATCAGTGAAATTGAGACTCACTACGGTCAGCTATTCCATGATTGGTGTCAAAACTTTCTTGATTTGTATGAAGATGATCGCTTGTTCAGCATATGTCCGGTTCTTGAAGATCCCGCAGTCCCTGGAGGGGATATTTTATCTGGTGTTACGGATGAAGAGTTCTGTGCATATTACGACAAGGTCAAAACGCACAGGGACAACTCAGCAAAAGCCCTCAAAGAAGACGATGAAGAAAAAGCATGTGAATATTGGCGCAAAATCTTCGGTGAACGGTTCCCAAAACCAAAACAGTCAACCAACTCTACCAAAAGTTCAGCAATAACGATGTCACCCCTGAGCTTTACTGGAACTGAAGCAGCACCGACGGAACGGCCTGCAAAGTTTGCCTGA
- a CDS encoding ribonucleotide-diphosphate reductase subunit beta has product MNLNWDDPFSTAPAAKPEQEQSEPAATAPASNVQAANELDTPVPTKASVSELPPVNAKPVNVDDKRVVNGETDINQLAPFKYPWAWQFFLNANKNHWTPLDINMAQDVHDYRHKLTMEERHVYENVLSYLTTSDILAMRNIGLAVMEKMAAPELQIYQARQVYEESLHTWTYQHCIETIGLDQAEIYNRYRVVPEIYQKIKFANDRLNTVLRSDIDLRDRDELETFVMSYAFFAGIFEGAWFYNGFSPIFALQRRGLMKGTAEQLQYIMRDEVMHAAFGIRVCKQIIKEENVKLDPKKIQQMFEEADAAEEIYSSYILRDPILGYSKEMHHGQFRYVVNRRAKQLGFAEPFPGADATLPWLEEQANMRKEKNFFETKVTEYQTGAGLKWD; this is encoded by the coding sequence ATGAACCTTAACTGGGACGATCCATTCTCCACCGCTCCAGCGGCGAAACCTGAGCAAGAACAAAGCGAACCGGCGGCAACCGCGCCGGCCAGCAATGTCCAAGCAGCCAACGAACTGGACACGCCGGTACCTACCAAAGCCAGCGTCAGCGAATTGCCGCCGGTTAATGCCAAACCGGTCAATGTCGATGACAAACGCGTTGTTAATGGCGAAACCGACATTAACCAGTTGGCGCCCTTCAAATATCCGTGGGCATGGCAATTTTTCTTAAATGCCAATAAAAACCACTGGACGCCGCTGGATATCAACATGGCGCAGGACGTTCACGACTATCGTCATAAATTGACGATGGAAGAACGTCACGTCTATGAAAACGTGCTGTCTTACCTGACCACCTCCGATATTCTCGCCATGCGTAATATCGGTCTGGCAGTCATGGAAAAAATGGCCGCACCCGAGTTGCAAATCTATCAGGCGCGTCAGGTTTACGAAGAGTCACTGCACACCTGGACTTACCAGCACTGTATTGAAACCATTGGCCTGGATCAGGCAGAAATCTACAACCGCTACCGCGTGGTACCGGAAATTTATCAAAAGATTAAATTTGCCAATGACCGCCTGAATACCGTGTTGCGCAGCGATATTGATCTGCGTGACCGTGACGAACTGGAAACCTTCGTCATGTCTTACGCGTTTTTTGCCGGCATATTTGAAGGCGCCTGGTTCTATAACGGCTTTTCGCCTATCTTCGCCCTGCAACGTCGTGGCCTGATGAAAGGCACTGCCGAACAGCTGCAATACATCATGCGTGATGAAGTCATGCATGCCGCATTCGGTATCCGGGTCTGCAAACAAATCATCAAAGAAGAAAACGTCAAACTGGACCCGAAAAAAATCCAGCAGATGTTTGAAGAAGCCGATGCCGCTGAAGAAATTTACTCCAGCTATATTCTGCGTGACCCTATCTTAGGTTACTCAAAAGAAATGCACCACGGCCAATTCCGTTACGTCGTCAACCGGCGCGCCAAACAACTTGGCTTTGCCGAACCCTTCCCCGGCGCAGACGCCACCCTGCCCTGGCTTGAGGAACAAGCCAATATGCGCAAGGAGAAGAACTTCTTCGAGACCAAGGTTACCGAGTATCAGACTGGTGCTGGCCTTAAATGGGACTAA